The following are from one region of the Amycolatopsis sp. QT-25 genome:
- a CDS encoding zinc-dependent alcohol dehydrogenase has product MVYRGPYKVRVEEKDMPVIEHPGDAIVRVELASICGSDLHLYHGMMPDTRVGMTFGHEFIGVVEEVGPGVRNLQRGDRVMVPFNIFCGTCWFCARGLYANCHNVNPNATAVGGIYGYSHTCGGYDGGQAEFVRVPFADVGPVVIPNWMDEEDAVMLTDALATGYFGAQLGDIVENDVVVVFGAGPVGLYAAKSAWLMGAGRVIVIDHLEYRLEKARAFAHAETYNFAEYDDIVVHMKKVTDHLGADVAIDAVGAEADGNFIQHVTAAKLKLQGGSPVALNWAIDSVRKGGTVSVMGAYGPMFSAVKFGDAMNKGLTLRMNQCHVKRQWPRLFEHIRAGYLKPSEIITHRIPLEHIAEGYHMFSAKLDGCIKPLVVPNAG; this is encoded by the coding sequence ATGGTGTATCGAGGGCCGTACAAGGTGCGGGTCGAAGAGAAGGACATGCCCGTCATCGAGCATCCCGGCGACGCGATCGTCCGGGTCGAACTGGCCTCGATCTGCGGTTCGGATCTGCACCTGTACCACGGGATGATGCCGGACACGCGGGTCGGCATGACCTTCGGGCACGAGTTCATCGGCGTGGTGGAAGAGGTCGGTCCCGGTGTGCGGAACCTCCAGCGGGGAGACCGCGTGATGGTGCCGTTCAACATCTTCTGCGGCACCTGCTGGTTCTGTGCGCGCGGGCTGTACGCCAACTGCCATAACGTGAACCCGAACGCCACGGCTGTCGGTGGGATCTACGGCTATTCCCACACTTGTGGCGGGTACGACGGCGGGCAGGCCGAGTTCGTGCGGGTTCCCTTCGCCGACGTGGGGCCTGTCGTCATCCCGAACTGGATGGACGAGGAGGACGCGGTGATGCTCACCGACGCGCTCGCCACGGGATACTTCGGCGCGCAGCTCGGTGACATAGTCGAAAACGACGTGGTGGTCGTCTTCGGCGCCGGGCCGGTGGGCCTCTACGCCGCCAAATCCGCCTGGCTGATGGGTGCGGGCCGGGTGATCGTCATCGACCACCTCGAGTACCGGCTGGAAAAGGCCCGCGCCTTCGCACACGCCGAGACCTACAATTTCGCCGAGTACGACGACATCGTCGTGCATATGAAAAAGGTGACCGATCACCTCGGCGCGGACGTCGCGATCGACGCGGTCGGCGCCGAAGCCGACGGCAACTTCATCCAGCACGTGACCGCGGCCAAATTGAAATTGCAGGGCGGCTCGCCGGTAGCGCTCAACTGGGCCATCGACTCGGTACGCAAGGGAGGCACCGTCTCCGTCATGGGCGCGTACGGCCCGATGTTCAGCGCGGTTAAGTTCGGTGACGCCATGAACAAAGGACTCACCCTGCGGATGAACCAGTGTCACGTCAAACGGCAGTGGCCGCGGCTTTTCGAGCACATCCGCGCCGGTTACCTCAAGCCCAGCGAGATCATCACCCATCGGATTCCGCTCGAACACATCGCCGAGGGCTACCACATGTTCTCCGCGAAACTCGACGGCTGCATCAAGCCGCTCGTCGTCCCGAACGCCGGTTGA
- a CDS encoding methyltransferase, with protein MIAGDFLTDPLPAGRGAYVVKSALCDWGDDDVVRILRSCRQAMGADSTLFVIDMVLPDGDTRPDPVALMSDLCTLACGGAIRTEGEFAALFAEAGLRPVEISGKQTGTHTNILRAVKA; from the coding sequence CTGATCGCCGGAGACTTCCTCACCGATCCGCTGCCCGCCGGGCGCGGTGCCTACGTGGTCAAGAGCGCGCTGTGCGACTGGGGCGACGACGACGTCGTTCGCATCCTGCGCTCCTGTCGCCAGGCGATGGGTGCCGACAGCACGTTGTTCGTCATCGACATGGTCCTCCCGGACGGGGACACCCGGCCCGATCCGGTGGCCCTGATGAGTGACTTGTGCACGCTTGCCTGCGGTGGCGCCATCCGCACCGAGGGGGAGTTCGCCGCCTTGTTCGCCGAGGCCGGCCTGCGACCGGTGGAGATCAGTGGAAAGCAGACCGGAACCCATACGAACATCCTGCGTGCCGTCAAGGCCTGA
- a CDS encoding methyltransferase gives MTRQDTARVMDMVFDFVPAQIVRTLATLDLAERLAGGPVPLEELAKLTDCHEPSLRRLLRGAVFLGLLIRNEEGAYELTSAGQLLRADVAGSVKYPALQMAGEPTWSACGKIEHTVRTGQSAVQHVFGQSSYAWLADDPASQALFYQCCTEAARQDVPGLVRSLDLAGAHDLVDVGGGNGVLMAGLLAGNPGLSGTIFDQPAGLETLRPRSKTPG, from the coding sequence ATGACGCGACAGGATACTGCCCGAGTGATGGACATGGTGTTCGATTTCGTCCCGGCACAGATCGTGCGCACCCTGGCGACCCTCGACCTGGCCGAACGGCTCGCCGGGGGACCGGTCCCACTGGAAGAACTGGCGAAACTGACCGATTGCCACGAACCGTCGCTGCGGCGCCTGCTCCGTGGCGCCGTTTTCCTGGGGCTACTGATCAGGAACGAGGAGGGCGCCTACGAGCTCACCTCGGCCGGACAGCTGCTGCGGGCGGACGTAGCGGGCTCGGTGAAGTATCCGGCCCTGCAAATGGCCGGTGAGCCGACGTGGAGCGCATGCGGGAAGATCGAGCACACCGTGCGCACCGGTCAATCGGCGGTGCAGCACGTCTTCGGCCAGTCGAGTTACGCGTGGCTGGCGGACGATCCGGCCAGTCAGGCCCTGTTCTACCAGTGCTGCACGGAAGCGGCGCGGCAGGACGTGCCGGGACTCGTCCGGTCGCTGGACCTCGCGGGTGCCCATGACCTCGTGGACGTGGGCGGCGGTAACGGTGTTCTCATGGCAGGCCTGCTGGCCGGCAATCCCGGCCTCAGCGGCACCATCTTCGACCAGCCCGCCGGCCTGGAAACACTCAGGCCACGCTCGAAGACGCCGGGGTAG
- a CDS encoding cytochrome P450: MRVLLSKSFSAKRMAALKPWIEGLADDLLSAMAEQDSPVDLIASLAGPLPTLVIFELLGVPRTEREQFKAWSVQGADPADARSSRVAMENLFAGMRKLLERKRTEPAQAVLSDLAAACTAGALTMPEASTMASGLLFAGNGTTADVIQWGALHLLTNPRQREALQRDPSLLDSAVEEILRRRMTGGDTLAHYAGADIEIGDVTIRSGDAVVINFVGANHDPRVFSRPDRFDITRTPNPHLAFGHGRHLCVGRSLARSELRVVFGKLFERFPTLRLAIPVNELRSNDNPIVGGLCELPVAW; encoded by the coding sequence ATGCGGGTGCTGTTGTCGAAGTCCTTTTCGGCCAAGCGCATGGCCGCGCTGAAGCCCTGGATCGAAGGACTGGCGGACGATCTGCTGTCGGCGATGGCCGAACAAGATTCGCCGGTGGATCTGATCGCATCACTGGCGGGTCCGCTGCCGACACTGGTCATCTTCGAATTGCTCGGTGTGCCGCGAACCGAGCGCGAGCAATTCAAGGCGTGGTCGGTGCAGGGCGCCGACCCGGCTGACGCGCGGAGCTCCCGTGTGGCGATGGAGAATCTCTTCGCCGGGATGAGGAAGTTGCTGGAACGCAAGCGAACCGAACCGGCGCAAGCCGTTCTGTCGGATCTCGCCGCCGCGTGTACGGCAGGCGCGCTGACGATGCCGGAGGCGAGCACGATGGCGAGCGGCCTGCTGTTCGCCGGGAACGGGACCACGGCCGACGTCATCCAGTGGGGTGCCCTGCATCTTCTGACCAACCCGCGGCAACGTGAAGCCTTGCAACGAGATCCTTCGCTGCTCGACTCCGCTGTCGAGGAGATACTCCGCCGCCGGATGACCGGCGGGGACACACTCGCGCACTACGCCGGTGCGGATATCGAGATCGGTGACGTGACCATCCGGTCCGGGGACGCCGTAGTGATCAATTTCGTCGGGGCCAACCACGACCCACGCGTGTTCTCCCGACCGGATCGCTTCGACATCACCCGGACACCCAACCCTCATCTGGCTTTCGGACACGGCAGGCACCTGTGCGTCGGCCGGAGCCTGGCTCGCAGCGAGCTCCGGGTGGTGTTCGGCAAGCTCTTCGAGAGGTTCCCGACGTTGCGCCTCGCGATACCCGTGAACGAGTTGCGGTCGAACGACAATCCGATTGTCGGCGGTCTGTGTGAGCTGCCGGTGGCGTGGTGA
- a CDS encoding DUF6545 domain-containing protein, whose protein sequence is MTIRESVGRSRFGGGPTRPSLPATPHRVIGIRDAPVGPLRDHLDENTIRVTKEEAMRSGLTEDDAQAVAEAALIAAAVAAHSSGRSVASSAPQAPRLRRKKDFDAETAWLAEVSQASSRSSIVPVVLRRHSSSQMNPIGRGE, encoded by the coding sequence GTGACGATCCGGGAGAGCGTCGGTCGCAGCCGTTTCGGTGGCGGCCCCACGCGGCCGTCACTCCCGGCTACGCCACACCGGGTCATCGGTATCCGCGACGCGCCGGTCGGTCCGCTGCGCGACCACCTCGACGAGAACACGATCCGCGTCACCAAAGAAGAAGCGATGCGATCCGGGTTGACGGAGGACGACGCGCAAGCGGTCGCCGAGGCGGCACTCATCGCCGCCGCGGTCGCCGCGCATTCCAGCGGCAGGTCTGTCGCGTCATCCGCGCCCCAGGCGCCGCGACTGCGCCGGAAGAAGGACTTCGACGCCGAAACGGCCTGGCTGGCCGAAGTCAGCCAGGCCTCTAGCCGCTCCTCGATCGTTCCCGTGGTCTTGAGGCGACACTCGTCGTCTCAGATGAACCCGATCGGTCGTGGGGAGTAG
- a CDS encoding ABATE domain-containing protein: MFTFLSGSLSLDLTTTLQVRHRDEPRELLVSPADVTQWLDQAGLSGGITVDADGLHRTIALRELVDRLCRGAGSDEDRVALNATAAAPPLVPQWTGSVLRFHGDLTHALSTLARDALLLLAGPQAARIRECDHSDCSRLFLDASRSGRRRWCGMSACGTKVKSADYRRRKAGKL, translated from the coding sequence GTGTTCACCTTTCTCAGCGGGAGCCTGAGCCTGGACCTCACCACCACCCTGCAAGTGCGGCACCGCGACGAACCAAGGGAACTGCTCGTCAGTCCGGCCGACGTCACCCAGTGGCTCGATCAGGCCGGGCTGAGCGGCGGGATCACCGTGGACGCGGACGGACTTCATCGCACGATCGCCCTGCGCGAACTCGTCGACCGTCTCTGCCGAGGTGCCGGCAGCGACGAGGATCGCGTCGCACTCAACGCCACCGCGGCGGCTCCTCCGCTGGTGCCGCAGTGGACCGGCTCCGTGCTCCGGTTCCACGGCGACCTCACCCACGCGCTCTCGACCCTCGCCCGGGACGCGCTCCTGCTCCTGGCGGGTCCGCAGGCCGCCCGCATCCGCGAATGCGACCACTCCGACTGCAGCCGGCTGTTCCTCGACGCCTCCCGCTCCGGCCGCCGCCGCTGGTGCGGGATGAGCGCCTGCGGTACCAAAGTGAAGTCCGCCGACTACCGTCGCCGCAAAGCCGGAAAACTCTGA
- a CDS encoding MFS transporter — MSGLFRYLTAAVLVRGADSGATVGLVVLAMDRHQSAAMGGLLVAALNAPHLLGPWLAVRLDRTVHRRRLLAASYVVYGLGLAGAALGLGHLPAVVSLVAVGLAGACGPLLTGGLSSVLDEVSASKRKHSWDALSYGIGGTAGPAAVAGLSASIGPLPAVLGLATTTLFSAAVIMTLPLDHGRATGTVVRLKDGLAALAQRPPLRRVTVLTLLSAVELGALPVIAVTLGEDLRGTVAAGAALTVAYGAGGLLGSVLVTVWPLRGEPEILALRLFATMAAVTALCALTTDHTTAIVGFGFLGLVNATSFAATLAARARYAPPGAHAQVFVTSAGLKVAMAALGAALAGTAAGLGGRGQLACAASLTTLAVLTAWADLRFTRQRPTSPTADDRRDETVRPC; from the coding sequence ATGAGCGGATTGTTCAGATATCTCACGGCGGCAGTCCTGGTCCGTGGAGCCGACAGCGGCGCCACGGTCGGCCTGGTGGTGCTCGCGATGGACCGGCACCAGTCCGCGGCCATGGGCGGCCTGCTCGTCGCGGCGCTCAACGCGCCGCACCTGCTGGGTCCGTGGCTGGCGGTGAGGCTGGACCGTACGGTGCACCGGCGCCGCCTGCTGGCCGCGTCGTACGTCGTCTATGGCCTGGGACTGGCCGGTGCCGCATTGGGGCTGGGCCACCTGCCCGCGGTCGTGTCCCTGGTGGCGGTGGGGCTGGCGGGGGCGTGCGGGCCGCTGCTGACCGGTGGGCTGAGCAGCGTGCTGGACGAGGTGAGCGCGAGCAAGCGCAAACACAGCTGGGATGCGCTGTCCTACGGCATCGGCGGCACGGCGGGACCCGCGGCGGTCGCCGGGCTGTCCGCGAGCATCGGTCCTCTCCCCGCCGTGCTCGGACTGGCGACGACGACACTGTTCTCGGCCGCTGTGATCATGACCCTGCCTCTCGATCACGGCCGGGCCACCGGGACGGTCGTGCGGCTGAAGGACGGGCTCGCCGCGCTGGCGCAGCGGCCACCCTTGCGTCGGGTGACGGTGCTGACCCTGCTGTCGGCGGTGGAGCTGGGAGCGCTGCCGGTCATAGCCGTGACCCTGGGCGAGGACCTGCGCGGCACGGTCGCGGCGGGTGCCGCGTTGACCGTCGCGTATGGGGCGGGTGGTCTCCTGGGCTCGGTGCTGGTGACGGTGTGGCCACTGCGCGGTGAGCCGGAGATCTTGGCGCTCCGGCTTTTCGCGACCATGGCCGCGGTGACCGCGTTGTGCGCCCTCACGACCGACCACACCACCGCGATCGTGGGCTTCGGCTTCCTCGGCCTGGTGAACGCGACCTCGTTCGCCGCCACCCTCGCGGCCCGCGCCCGCTACGCTCCGCCCGGCGCCCACGCCCAGGTGTTCGTCACCAGCGCCGGCCTGAAAGTCGCCATGGCCGCGCTGGGCGCCGCGCTGGCGGGCACCGCGGCCGGCCTCGGCGGACGCGGTCAGCTCGCGTGCGCGGCGAGTCTCACGACACTCGCCGTCCTGACCGCGTGGGCGGATCTCCGCTTCACCCGGCAGCGCCCTACCAGCCCCACCGCCGACGACCGCCGTGACGAGACCGTGCGCCCATGCTGA
- a CDS encoding HPF/RaiA family ribosome-associated protein encodes MQIEVNTDHNVHGGEGLATYVKTDLEDSLSRFSGWLTRVEVHLSDNGGTKPEDKKCVIEARPGNKQPVAVTHHAETVDAAYAGAAHKVKSVLDSLHSRTHDHKGAESIRHMPAPGTPDQVGVLEDEAQGTTSG; translated from the coding sequence GTGCAGATCGAAGTCAACACCGACCACAACGTCCATGGCGGCGAGGGATTGGCCACCTACGTGAAAACGGACTTGGAGGACAGCCTGTCCCGATTCAGTGGCTGGTTGACCCGCGTGGAGGTGCACCTCAGCGACAACGGGGGCACCAAACCGGAAGACAAGAAATGCGTGATCGAGGCACGTCCCGGGAACAAACAGCCCGTCGCGGTGACGCATCACGCGGAGACGGTGGACGCCGCGTATGCCGGCGCGGCGCACAAGGTGAAAAGCGTGCTGGATTCACTGCATTCCCGCACCCACGACCACAAGGGCGCGGAGAGCATCCGCCACATGCCTGCGCCAGGAACTCCTGATCAGGTCGGCGTGCTCGAGGACGAGGCACAAGGCACGACCTCCGGTTGA